From a region of the Acidobacteriota bacterium genome:
- a CDS encoding dihydrodipicolinate synthase family protein — MLLHGIFPAVTTPFYPDGAVYFRKLEHNLDRYSKSPVAGVAVLGSTGEAVMLSDVEQREVLKASRHAVTPEKVLIAGTGAESARVTLELTEHAAKLGYDAALIRTPYYYKPQMRAAEMLAFYRFVADRSPLPILLYSVPAFTGYDLPEEIVVALAEHANIVGIKESGGDVEKIGRMVAATRHIRRQASVTEVQQAVTGRMLASPAPAAGSAPASEFVSAATLGSAVATAPPRSPPLPTSKTRTKEVGFQVLAGSAHKLKPSLDAGAVGAVLAFADAAPTACFEILAAWKDGDMQLAEEKQQRIREAASTLVVKHGIPATKYAMDLNGYYGGPPRLPLLPPEAAVKSEVERLMADIRN; from the coding sequence ATGCTTCTCCACGGCATCTTTCCCGCAGTCACCACGCCGTTCTATCCGGACGGCGCCGTCTACTTCCGCAAGCTCGAACACAATCTCGACCGCTACTCCAAGTCGCCGGTGGCGGGTGTGGCTGTCCTCGGCTCGACCGGTGAAGCGGTGATGCTGAGCGACGTGGAACAGCGCGAGGTGTTGAAAGCCTCGCGCCACGCCGTAACGCCGGAGAAGGTGCTGATCGCGGGCACGGGCGCGGAATCTGCGCGGGTGACGCTCGAACTCACCGAGCACGCCGCCAAGCTGGGTTACGACGCGGCCCTCATCCGCACTCCGTACTACTACAAGCCGCAGATGCGCGCGGCGGAGATGCTCGCCTTCTACCGTTTCGTCGCCGACCGGTCGCCGCTGCCCATCCTTCTATATAGCGTCCCCGCGTTCACCGGCTACGACCTGCCGGAAGAGATCGTGGTCGCGCTCGCCGAGCACGCGAATATCGTGGGGATCAAAGAGTCCGGTGGTGACGTCGAGAAGATCGGGCGCATGGTCGCGGCCACGCGCCACATCAGGCGCCAGGCTTCGGTGACGGAGGTGCAGCAAGCGGTCACCGGACGCATGCTGGCTTCTCCCGCACCCGCGGCGGGCAGCGCGCCCGCTTCGGAGTTCGTCTCGGCGGCGACGCTCGGGTCCGCGGTCGCGACCGCGCCGCCGAGATCGCCGCCGCTCCCGACCAGCAAGACGCGGACGAAAGAGGTTGGATTCCAGGTGCTGGCCGGCTCGGCGCACAAACTCAAGCCGTCTCTCGATGCCGGCGCGGTCGGCGCCGTGCTCGCTTTTGCCGACGCTGCACCCACCGCGTGCTTCGAGATCCTCGCGGCGTGGAAAGACGGCGACATGCAGCTCGCGGAAGAGAAGCAGCAGCGTATCCGCGAAGCCGCGAGCACGCTCGTGGTGAAGCATGGCATCCCGGCAACGAAGTACGCGATGGACTTGAACGGATACTACGGCGGCCCGCCGCGCCTGCCGCTGCTGCCGCCCGAAGCCGCGGTCAAGAGCGAGGTCGAGCGCCTGATGGCAGACATCCGCAACTGA
- a CDS encoding DUF2268 domain-containing putative Zn-dependent protease (predicted Zn-dependent protease with a strongly conserved HExxH motif) — protein sequence MLKVLRLVTIVFLVSTALAQAPPAPAKFQVIDTMPAYWQFWEAAKGKPVAEQAELFQAMVVAKYPELYTAEVLNLEKGKPLKEALAARYVAAYDSNAPYVETTRRLSGEIGTQLDGYLASFRHVFPDFDYRGRIYILHSLNSFDGGTRIVAGQEALLLGVETIARINRPGADVSPFFHHELFHIYQSQFDDEESDNPPIYRSLWHEGLAVYVSRVLHPVAPEEQIFGRPIEMPNRARAVLPQLAHEFCAQMDSTSRTDYARYFLGRRSPEADSPTIPPRAGYYLGYLVGEELAKKHDLRWLAHAKTTSLRTEIKRALHTIEAHEWCDETLGSEVTCRVALRQKGLGPLRPV from the coding sequence GTGCTGAAAGTGCTCCGCCTCGTCACCATCGTTTTTCTCGTCTCTACCGCGCTCGCCCAGGCGCCCCCGGCGCCCGCGAAGTTCCAGGTCATTGACACCATGCCCGCCTACTGGCAGTTCTGGGAGGCGGCGAAGGGCAAACCAGTCGCCGAGCAGGCGGAATTGTTCCAAGCGATGGTGGTCGCGAAGTATCCCGAGCTCTACACCGCCGAGGTCCTTAACCTCGAGAAAGGCAAGCCGTTGAAGGAAGCGCTCGCCGCTCGCTATGTTGCCGCCTACGACAGCAACGCGCCATACGTCGAGACCACGCGCAGGCTCTCCGGCGAGATCGGCACGCAACTCGATGGCTACCTGGCCAGCTTTCGCCACGTGTTTCCCGACTTTGACTACCGCGGACGCATCTACATCCTGCACTCACTCAACAGTTTCGATGGCGGCACGCGCATCGTCGCCGGCCAGGAAGCGCTCCTCCTCGGCGTCGAGACCATCGCCCGCATCAACCGGCCCGGCGCAGACGTCTCGCCGTTCTTCCACCACGAGCTCTTCCACATCTACCAGTCGCAGTTCGACGACGAAGAGAGTGACAACCCGCCCATCTATCGGTCGCTCTGGCACGAAGGCCTCGCCGTCTACGTGAGCCGCGTGCTGCATCCCGTAGCACCCGAGGAGCAGATCTTCGGGCGCCCCATCGAGATGCCAAACCGCGCCCGCGCGGTGCTGCCGCAACTCGCGCACGAGTTCTGCGCGCAGATGGATTCCACCAGCCGCACCGACTATGCGCGGTACTTCCTCGGACGCCGCTCGCCCGAAGCCGATTCTCCGACCATTCCGCCTCGCGCCGGCTACTACCTCGGATACCTCGTCGGCGAAGAGCTGGCAAAGAAGCACGACCTGCGCTGGCTCGCCCACGCCAAGACCACTTCGCTGCGCACCGAGATCAAGCGGGCGCTACACACCATCGAAGCGCACGAGTGGTGTGATGAGACTCTTGGCAGTGAAGTGACGTGCCGGGTAGCACTGCGCCAGAAAGGTCTGGGTCCTCTGCGTCCCGTGTGA
- a CDS encoding Glu/Leu/Phe/Val dehydrogenase, producing the protein MATARPPVPVEEDLNPFHIAQQQFETAAEKLNLDPGLRAMLSSPRRCLILSLPIKMDDGTLKVFQGYRVQHNVARGPGKGGIRYHPGVTLDEVKALASWMTWKCATVNIPLGGAKGGIICDPHRLSKDELERLTRRYAAEIYPIIGPDRDIPAPDVYTDAQTMAWIMDTFSMIAGVNSPGVVTGKPIFLGGSLGRNEATARGCVFVIREACRVKQIDLAKATVAIQGFGNAGSIAAELLHAEGAKIIAVSDSKSGILNKNGLDVPALLTHKRKTGAVRGFPGSEAISSEAVLEVDCQILVPAALENQITAANADRVKAAIIAEAANGPTTPAADRILHQKGRMVLPDILANAGGVTVSYFEWVQDLAADFWDEDVVNKKLEKVMVRSFNDVLAMATTHNVDMRTGAFILAIDRVAVATRSRGIWP; encoded by the coding sequence ATGGCCACGGCACGTCCACCCGTTCCGGTCGAGGAAGATCTCAACCCGTTCCACATCGCGCAGCAGCAATTCGAGACTGCCGCAGAGAAGCTCAACCTCGATCCCGGACTGCGCGCCATGCTGAGCAGCCCGCGCCGCTGCCTGATCCTCTCGTTGCCCATCAAGATGGACGACGGCACCCTGAAAGTCTTTCAGGGATATCGTGTGCAGCACAACGTGGCGCGCGGTCCCGGCAAGGGCGGCATCCGCTATCATCCCGGCGTCACGCTCGACGAGGTCAAGGCGCTCGCTTCCTGGATGACGTGGAAGTGCGCCACGGTGAACATCCCGTTGGGCGGCGCCAAGGGCGGCATCATCTGCGACCCGCACAGACTCTCCAAGGATGAGCTCGAGCGCCTGACCCGGCGCTACGCCGCGGAGATCTATCCCATCATCGGGCCAGACCGCGATATCCCCGCACCCGACGTGTACACCGACGCGCAGACCATGGCGTGGATCATGGACACGTTTTCCATGATCGCCGGCGTGAACTCGCCCGGCGTCGTCACCGGCAAGCCCATCTTCCTCGGCGGCTCCCTGGGGCGCAATGAAGCGACCGCGCGCGGCTGCGTCTTCGTCATCCGCGAAGCGTGCCGCGTGAAGCAGATCGACCTCGCGAAGGCGACGGTGGCCATCCAGGGGTTCGGCAACGCCGGCTCGATCGCCGCCGAACTGCTGCACGCCGAGGGCGCGAAGATCATCGCCGTCAGCGACTCCAAGAGCGGTATCCTCAACAAGAATGGCCTGGACGTCCCCGCGCTGCTCACCCACAAACGCAAGACCGGCGCCGTCCGCGGCTTTCCCGGCAGTGAAGCGATCTCGAGTGAAGCGGTGTTGGAAGTCGATTGCCAGATCCTTGTTCCAGCCGCGCTCGAGAACCAGATAACCGCCGCCAACGCCGACCGCGTGAAGGCAGCCATCATCGCGGAAGCTGCCAACGGCCCCACCACGCCCGCGGCCGACCGCATCCTGCACCAGAAGGGAAGGATGGTGCTGCCCGACATCCTCGCCAACGCCGGCGGCGTGACCGTGAGCTACTTCGAGTGGGTGCAGGATCTCGCGGCGGACTTCTGGGATGAGGACGTGGTCAACAAGAAGCTGGAGAAGGTGATGGTGCGCTCATTCAACGACGTGCTGGCGATGGCCACCACGCACAACGTGGACATGCGGACCGGCGCGTTCATCCTGGCCATCGACCGCGTGGCTGTGGCCACACGGTCGCGCGGCATCTGGCCGTAA
- a CDS encoding VOC family protein, translating into MISYKGFDHVALVTKRMPEMVKFYKEGLGLSIEHEGVAKAGYKVVTLGAGAAILDLCEATPTNPAPNANLTEGHFCLVANGTSIYEVIGALKRVGLTPLPAEVTTGAEGKSLSTFLRDPDGNLVEIKVY; encoded by the coding sequence GTGATCAGTTACAAAGGCTTCGACCACGTTGCGCTCGTCACCAAGCGCATGCCCGAGATGGTGAAGTTCTATAAGGAAGGTCTCGGGCTGAGCATCGAGCACGAAGGCGTGGCCAAGGCGGGCTACAAGGTCGTGACGCTCGGCGCGGGCGCCGCCATCCTCGACCTCTGCGAAGCCACGCCCACGAACCCCGCGCCCAACGCGAACCTCACCGAAGGACACTTCTGCCTGGTCGCGAACGGCACTTCCATCTACGAGGTGATCGGAGCACTCAAGCGCGTGGGACTCACGCCGCTGCCCGCGGAGGTCACCACCGGCGCGGAAGGGAAGAGCTTGTCCACGTTCCTGCGCGATCCGGATGGTAACCTCGTAGAGATAAAGGTTTACTGA
- a CDS encoding TfoX/Sxy family protein — MPARKRSTKQQPRRRPTNPKLHRVAEELKPVVAFLERELASWPRVTAKPMFGMLAFYRGKQIFAALPRTRALGAENAILCKLPAGSRSEGRQAGGKKSGSRKSSNPGKGWKTIEIGSSSHGSDIREALGWLERAYEQARARK, encoded by the coding sequence GTGCCCGCGCGAAAGAGAAGCACGAAGCAGCAGCCACGGCGCCGCCCGACTAATCCGAAGCTGCATCGTGTCGCCGAGGAGTTGAAGCCGGTGGTCGCCTTCCTCGAGCGCGAGCTGGCCTCGTGGCCGCGAGTCACAGCAAAACCGATGTTCGGGATGCTGGCGTTCTATCGCGGCAAGCAGATATTTGCCGCGCTGCCGCGGACGCGCGCCCTCGGCGCCGAGAACGCCATCCTCTGCAAGCTGCCCGCCGGGTCGCGATCCGAGGGCCGACAGGCGGGCGGCAAGAAGTCCGGTAGCCGGAAGTCTAGTAACCCCGGCAAAGGCTGGAAGACGATCGAGATCGGTTCGAGCTCTCACGGCTCCGACATTCGGGAAGCGCTGGGCTGGCTGGAGCGCGCCTACGAACAGGCGCGCGCAAGGAAATAG